In Ruania zhangjianzhongii, the following proteins share a genomic window:
- a CDS encoding YlxR family protein translates to MTSSASVPVRTCVGCRARDPRSSLVRLVVDRTAAAPAVIVDPHTSAPGRGAWVHPQPHCLDHAITRRALARALRVPTTVGYAAVVEWFDQNTTHERWSSNKRAGQKPMGTR, encoded by the coding sequence GTGCGTACCTGTGTGGGATGCCGGGCTCGAGACCCGAGGTCCAGCCTGGTACGCCTCGTGGTGGATCGGACGGCTGCGGCACCCGCCGTGATCGTCGATCCTCACACGAGCGCCCCGGGCCGGGGAGCGTGGGTGCATCCGCAGCCGCACTGCCTGGATCACGCCATCACCCGCCGGGCCCTGGCCCGGGCACTACGAGTTCCGACTACGGTCGGGTACGCAGCGGTGGTGGAGTGGTTCGACCAGAACACCACGCATGAACGTTGGTCATCGAACAAGAGAGCGGGTCAGAAGCCGATGGGCACCCGATGA
- a CDS encoding bifunctional riboflavin kinase/FAD synthetase has product MQRWYGIEQVPADLPGSVVTIGNFDGVHLGHQAVLAQVVAAAGSLAVPAVALTFDPHPAQVHRPGSAPELLTGLTDRLDLLAATGIDATCVIAYSEEFAAQSPEEFVRRYLVDALAVRAVVVGEDVRFGAGNAGDRVTMTELGRRWGFEVQIAHDVVADGQRRWSSTWVRELLAAGDCAGATQVLGRPHRMRGRVVHGEARGRLLGFPTANLATSATGTIPADGVYAGWLLRTPGPGEQRMPAAISIGTNPTFDGQVRQVEAHVLGRSDLDLYGEDVVVEFVRRLRPTLRFDGIDPLVAQMRQDVLEAADALGVDRPELLPALKQP; this is encoded by the coding sequence GTGCAGCGCTGGTACGGAATCGAGCAGGTCCCTGCCGACCTGCCCGGCAGTGTGGTCACCATCGGAAACTTCGACGGCGTTCACCTGGGTCATCAGGCCGTCCTCGCCCAGGTGGTCGCCGCCGCGGGTAGCCTCGCCGTCCCGGCCGTGGCCCTGACGTTCGACCCGCACCCGGCGCAGGTGCATCGGCCAGGATCGGCACCCGAGCTGCTCACCGGACTGACCGATCGGCTCGACCTGCTCGCGGCGACCGGTATCGACGCCACCTGCGTGATCGCCTACTCCGAGGAGTTCGCCGCGCAGAGTCCGGAGGAGTTCGTCCGCCGCTATCTGGTGGATGCACTCGCGGTGCGGGCCGTGGTGGTGGGTGAGGACGTCCGTTTCGGTGCCGGGAACGCGGGGGACCGGGTCACGATGACCGAGCTCGGCCGGCGCTGGGGTTTCGAGGTGCAGATCGCTCACGACGTGGTCGCTGACGGGCAGCGCCGGTGGTCCTCCACCTGGGTGCGCGAGCTGCTCGCCGCGGGCGACTGTGCCGGCGCGACCCAGGTGCTCGGCCGACCGCACCGGATGCGCGGGCGGGTGGTGCACGGCGAGGCCCGCGGGCGGCTGCTCGGCTTCCCGACGGCGAACCTCGCCACCAGTGCCACCGGCACCATTCCCGCCGACGGCGTGTACGCGGGCTGGCTGCTGCGCACCCCCGGGCCCGGTGAGCAACGGATGCCAGCGGCGATCTCCATCGGCACCAACCCGACCTTCGACGGACAGGTGCGGCAGGTGGAGGCGCATGTGCTCGGCCGCAGCGACCTGGACCTGTACGGCGAGGACGTCGTGGTCGAATTCGTTCGCCGGCTGCGGCCCACGCTGCGCTTCGACGGGATCGACCCGCTGGTGGCTCAGATGCGTCAGGACGTCCTGGAGGCCGCTGACGCACTCGGCGTCGACCGGCCCGAGCTGCTGCCAGCGCTCAAGCAGCCCTGA
- the rpsO gene encoding 30S ribosomal protein S15, whose amino-acid sequence MALEPEVKKQIIAEYATTEGDTGSPEVQVALLTRRIKDLTEHFKEHTHDHHSRRGLLLLVGQRRRLLGYLRETDINRYRALIERLGLRR is encoded by the coding sequence TTGGCTCTGGAGCCGGAAGTCAAGAAGCAGATCATTGCCGAGTACGCCACGACCGAGGGCGACACCGGTTCCCCCGAAGTTCAGGTTGCTCTGCTCACCCGCCGCATCAAGGACCTGACCGAGCACTTCAAGGAGCACACCCACGACCACCACTCGCGTCGTGGTCTGCTGCTCCTGGTCGGCCAGCGCCGTCGGCTGCTCGGCTACCTGCGGGAGACCGACATCAACCGCTACCGCGCACTGATCGAGCGTCTCGGCCTGCGCCGCTGA
- a CDS encoding M16 family metallopeptidase — MPQLPLGPAGTPGVEVRVETGAGAQVRRSVLPGGIRVLTEAMPGQRSATFGAWVAVGSRDETDGHHGSTHFLEHLLFKGTPTRDAMAIASAFDAVGGEANAATGKEHTCYYARVLDADLPMATEVIVDMVTSALLDEGEFASEREVILEELAMTEDDPADVAYERFAGQVFGQHPLGRPIGGTPATIGAVPRDAVYEHYQRVYTPAELVVTAAGGVDHDALCEQVLAGVARGGWSLETSAVPAARRATGEAFTSRVAAVPGMPTEASALTVHRSTEQANVLLGGFGPAGNDERRFTLTVLNAVLGGSMSSRLFQEVREKRGLAYAVYSFGSTFADAGMFGLYAGCAPGKVTQVVELLDEQWRLLATEPISSDELERGIGQMRGALVLGLEDTSSRMSRLGRSEITTGEFLTLDETLARLRAVTAEDVRALAADLYGQPRHLTVVGPFETDVAATALPRS, encoded by the coding sequence GTGCCACAGCTGCCGTTGGGCCCGGCGGGAACGCCGGGTGTAGAAGTACGGGTCGAGACCGGTGCGGGCGCCCAGGTGCGCCGCTCGGTGCTGCCCGGCGGCATCCGAGTGCTGACCGAGGCGATGCCCGGTCAGCGCTCGGCCACTTTCGGCGCCTGGGTGGCCGTCGGCTCACGAGATGAGACCGACGGCCACCACGGCTCCACCCACTTCCTCGAGCACCTGTTGTTCAAGGGCACGCCCACCCGGGACGCGATGGCGATCGCCTCCGCGTTCGACGCCGTAGGCGGGGAGGCGAACGCCGCCACCGGCAAGGAACACACCTGCTACTACGCGCGGGTACTGGACGCCGACCTGCCGATGGCCACCGAGGTGATCGTCGACATGGTGACCTCCGCCCTCCTCGACGAGGGTGAATTCGCCAGCGAACGCGAGGTCATCCTCGAAGAGTTGGCGATGACCGAGGACGACCCCGCGGACGTCGCCTACGAACGGTTCGCCGGCCAGGTGTTCGGCCAGCACCCGCTGGGGCGTCCGATCGGAGGTACCCCGGCAACGATCGGGGCCGTCCCACGCGACGCCGTCTACGAGCACTATCAGCGCGTGTACACACCGGCCGAGCTGGTGGTCACCGCCGCCGGCGGGGTGGACCACGACGCACTCTGCGAGCAGGTGCTGGCCGGAGTGGCGCGTGGCGGCTGGTCACTGGAGACGAGCGCCGTTCCGGCGGCGCGCCGCGCGACCGGTGAGGCGTTCACCTCCCGGGTGGCAGCCGTTCCGGGGATGCCCACCGAGGCGAGTGCCCTCACCGTGCACCGCAGCACCGAGCAGGCGAACGTTCTGCTCGGCGGGTTCGGTCCGGCCGGCAACGACGAGCGTCGATTCACGCTGACCGTGCTGAACGCCGTCCTCGGCGGCTCGATGAGCTCGCGGCTGTTCCAGGAGGTGCGGGAGAAGCGCGGCCTGGCTTACGCCGTCTACTCCTTCGGCTCGACGTTCGCCGACGCCGGGATGTTCGGTCTGTACGCCGGCTGCGCACCGGGGAAGGTCACCCAGGTGGTGGAGCTGCTCGACGAGCAGTGGCGGCTGTTGGCCACCGAGCCGATCAGCTCCGACGAGCTGGAGCGCGGCATCGGTCAGATGCGCGGCGCCCTGGTGCTCGGCCTGGAGGACACCAGCTCCCGGATGTCCCGGCTCGGTCGCAGCGAGATCACCACAGGGGAGTTCCTCACCCTGGACGAGACGCTGGCGCGGCTACGTGCCGTCACCGCTGAGGATGTGCGTGCACTGGCCGCCGACCTGTACGGCCAGCCCCGGCATCTGACCGTGGTCGGTCCGTTCGAGACGGACGTCGCCGCCACGGCACTGCCACGGTCCTGA
- the infB gene encoding translation initiation factor IF-2 — protein sequence MAKVRVHELAKELGLDSKTVMAKLNELGEFVKSASSTIEPPVQRRLREAFPAKPEQEAPAEPAAKKKPAAPKKPSSGEAKPAAVPAEPRAAEPAAPTPAPKAPEPAAEPTPPTPAAPAEPAAPAAPAAPAAEAESAPEADRPTPAAPKPGARPGPRPGSGRPGNNPFASSQGMPRPGAPRPGQGRGGQGRQGGGGPRPGNNPFAPAQGMPRPGSPRPGGPTRSGSGGGQRHGGGEGRSTDEARPGGVRPSPGMMPGRSSVGRPGAPTRGGGGGGGGRGGGRGGGPGGGGGGGGFGPRPGGGFGGRGGRGGRGSTQGAFGRAGGRPVRGRKSKRAKRQEFERQSAPSLGGVQVPRGDGTTSIRIRAGASLADFADRIDADPASLVTVLFHLGEMATATQSLDEDTFQTLGAELGYLIEIVSPEEEDRELLESFDIDLAAEEAGESEEDLAPRPPVVTVMGHVDHGKTRLLDAIRSTDVVADEAGGITQHIGAYQVRTEHEDVDRAITFIDTPGHEAFTAMRARGADVTDIAILVVAADDGVMPQTIEALNHAQSANVPIVVAVNKVDKPDSNPDKIRQQLTEYNLVAEEYGGETMFVNVSATQRSGIEELLEAVLLTADAALELRANPGKDARGVAIEANLDKGRGAVATVLVQSGTLAVGDSIVAGTAHGRVRAMFDEHGENVAEAGPARPVQVLGLTSVPRAGDTFLVAPDDRTARQIADKREAAERAATLAKRRKRISLEEFTQALEQGKVETLNLVLKGDVSGAVEALEDALLKIDVGDEVDLRIIHRGVGAITQNDVNLATVDNAVIIGFNVRPAERVTEIADREGVEIKYYSVIYAAIEEVESALKGMLKPEFEEVQLGTAEIRQVFRSSKFGNIAGSIVRSGTIRRNSKARLLRDGVVIADDLSVSSLRREKDDVVEVREGFECGIGLGHRDVAEGDVIETFEMREKPRD from the coding sequence GTGGCAAAAGTCCGCGTCCATGAGCTCGCGAAGGAGCTTGGACTCGACAGCAAGACCGTGATGGCGAAGCTGAACGAACTCGGTGAGTTCGTGAAGTCTGCGTCATCGACCATCGAACCGCCGGTGCAGCGCCGCCTTCGGGAGGCGTTCCCAGCGAAGCCAGAGCAGGAGGCTCCGGCCGAGCCGGCGGCAAAGAAGAAGCCTGCGGCACCGAAGAAGCCCTCGAGTGGCGAGGCGAAGCCTGCGGCCGTCCCGGCCGAGCCCCGCGCCGCGGAGCCTGCTGCGCCGACCCCGGCGCCGAAGGCCCCGGAGCCAGCAGCTGAGCCGACCCCGCCCACCCCGGCGGCTCCGGCCGAGCCGGCGGCACCCGCGGCACCCGCGGCACCGGCGGCCGAGGCCGAGTCCGCCCCCGAAGCAGACCGGCCGACCCCGGCCGCACCCAAGCCGGGCGCACGACCCGGTCCACGGCCCGGAAGTGGCCGTCCCGGGAACAACCCGTTCGCCTCCTCCCAGGGCATGCCTCGGCCCGGTGCACCGCGCCCCGGTCAGGGCCGTGGCGGCCAGGGCCGGCAGGGTGGCGGTGGTCCGCGTCCGGGGAACAACCCGTTCGCCCCCGCTCAGGGCATGCCGCGCCCCGGCAGCCCGCGTCCGGGCGGTCCGACCCGCAGCGGATCCGGCGGCGGGCAGCGTCACGGTGGCGGCGAGGGTCGTAGCACTGATGAGGCGCGCCCCGGTGGCGTGCGCCCGTCTCCCGGGATGATGCCCGGTCGCAGCTCGGTCGGTCGACCCGGCGCCCCCACCCGCGGTGGTGGCGGTGGCGGCGGTGGCCGAGGCGGTGGCCGCGGTGGCGGTCCCGGCGGCGGTGGCGGCGGCGGTGGCTTCGGTCCGCGTCCCGGTGGCGGCTTCGGTGGCCGCGGGGGTCGCGGTGGCCGCGGCAGCACCCAGGGTGCGTTCGGTCGCGCCGGTGGCCGTCCGGTCCGTGGGCGCAAGTCCAAGCGGGCGAAGCGGCAGGAGTTCGAGCGCCAGTCTGCGCCGTCGCTCGGCGGCGTGCAGGTACCTCGCGGTGACGGCACCACGTCTATCCGGATCCGCGCCGGCGCATCGCTGGCCGACTTCGCCGATCGGATCGATGCCGACCCAGCAAGCCTGGTGACCGTGCTGTTCCATCTCGGTGAGATGGCCACGGCCACCCAGTCCCTGGACGAAGACACCTTCCAGACGTTGGGCGCCGAGCTCGGCTACCTGATCGAGATCGTCTCGCCGGAGGAGGAGGACCGCGAGCTGCTGGAGTCCTTCGACATCGACCTGGCCGCCGAGGAGGCGGGCGAGTCCGAGGAGGACCTCGCCCCGCGTCCGCCGGTGGTGACCGTGATGGGTCACGTCGACCACGGTAAGACCCGACTGCTGGACGCGATCCGCAGCACGGACGTGGTGGCCGATGAAGCCGGGGGGATCACCCAGCACATCGGCGCCTACCAGGTGCGTACCGAGCACGAGGACGTCGACCGTGCCATCACCTTCATCGACACCCCCGGTCACGAGGCGTTCACCGCCATGCGTGCCCGTGGTGCCGACGTCACCGACATTGCGATCCTCGTGGTCGCTGCCGATGACGGTGTGATGCCGCAGACGATCGAAGCGCTGAACCACGCACAGTCGGCGAACGTGCCGATCGTGGTCGCGGTGAACAAGGTGGACAAGCCGGACTCCAACCCGGACAAGATCCGCCAGCAGCTCACCGAGTACAACCTGGTGGCCGAGGAGTACGGCGGCGAGACGATGTTCGTGAACGTCTCGGCGACCCAGCGCTCCGGTATCGAAGAGCTCCTCGAGGCCGTGCTGCTCACCGCAGACGCCGCGCTGGAGCTGCGGGCCAACCCGGGGAAGGACGCACGTGGTGTGGCGATCGAGGCGAACCTGGACAAGGGCCGGGGTGCGGTAGCAACCGTCCTGGTCCAGTCCGGCACCCTGGCTGTCGGGGACTCGATCGTCGCCGGGACCGCCCACGGGCGGGTTCGGGCCATGTTCGACGAACACGGTGAGAACGTCGCCGAGGCGGGCCCGGCCCGGCCGGTCCAGGTGCTCGGGCTCACCTCCGTGCCCCGCGCCGGTGACACCTTCCTGGTGGCGCCCGACGACCGAACCGCCCGGCAGATCGCCGACAAGCGCGAGGCCGCCGAGCGTGCCGCGACCCTGGCCAAGCGCCGGAAGCGGATCTCGCTGGAGGAGTTCACCCAGGCGCTCGAGCAGGGCAAGGTCGAGACCCTCAACCTGGTCCTCAAGGGCGACGTGTCCGGTGCCGTGGAGGCACTGGAGGACGCGCTGCTCAAGATCGATGTGGGCGACGAGGTCGACCTGCGGATCATCCACCGTGGTGTCGGTGCGATCACGCAGAACGACGTCAACCTCGCCACTGTCGACAACGCGGTGATCATCGGCTTCAACGTGCGTCCTGCCGAGCGGGTCACCGAGATCGCCGACCGCGAGGGTGTGGAGATCAAGTACTACTCGGTCATCTACGCCGCGATCGAGGAGGTGGAGAGCGCGCTCAAGGGCATGCTCAAGCCGGAGTTCGAGGAGGTCCAGCTGGGCACGGCGGAGATCCGCCAGGTGTTCCGGTCCTCCAAGTTCGGCAACATCGCCGGCTCGATCGTCCGTTCCGGCACCATCCGCCGGAACAGCAAGGCACGCTTGCTGCGCGACGGCGTGGTGATTGCCGACGATCTGTCCGTCTCCTCGCTGCGGCGGGAGAAGGACGACGTCGTCGAGGTCCGCGAGGGCTTCGAGTGCGGTATCGGCCTGGGCCACCGGGACGTTGCCGAGGGCGATGTCATCGAGACGTTCGAGATGCGCGAGAAGCCGCGCGACTGA
- a CDS encoding polyribonucleotide nucleotidyltransferase: MEGPEIKFAEAVIDNGSFGTRTVRFETGRIAKQASGSAVAYLDEDTMVLSTTTAGKHPKDHFDFFPLTVDVEERQYAAGKIPGSFFRREGRPSTEAILACRLIDRPLRPLFVKGLRNEVQVVETVLAIHPDDAYDVLAMNGASISTQISGLPFSGPVGATRIALVDGQWIAFPRYSELERAVFAMVVAGRVVTTDDGTEDVAIAMIEAEATDNSWTLIKDQGVGAPTEEVVAQGLEESKKFIRVLVEAQRSLAAQAAKDVQEFPVFPEYAEDAYGAVESDVADKLAEALSIAGKAERESRMDEIKDQMLGALQDGFDGREKELSAAYRAVTKKLIRKRILTDSFRIDGRGLRDIRPLSAEVEVLPRVHGSALFERGETQILGVTTLNMLKMEQQLDTLSPQTRKRYMHNYNFPPYSTGETGRVGSPKRREIGHGALAERAIVPVLPGREEFPYAIRQVSEALGSNGSTSMGSVCASTLSMLNAGVPLRAPVAGIAMGLVSDTIDGKTEYAALTDILGAEDAFGDMDFKVAGTREFITAIQLDTKLDGIPAHVLTSALTQAREARLHILDVMASAIDTPDEMAPTAPRVITVQVPVAKIGEVIGPKGKMINQIQEDTGADISIEDDGTVFIGATDGPSAEAARQAINAIANPQMPEVGERFIGTVVKIMSFGAFVSLSPGKDGLLHISQIRKLVGGKRIESVEDVLSVGQKIEVELAEIDDRGKLSLHAISEEPATSDD, from the coding sequence GTGGAGGGTCCCGAGATCAAGTTCGCCGAGGCCGTTATCGACAACGGTTCCTTCGGCACCCGCACCGTCCGCTTCGAGACCGGCCGGATCGCCAAGCAGGCCTCCGGCTCGGCCGTCGCCTACCTGGACGAGGACACGATGGTCCTGTCCACCACCACTGCCGGGAAGCACCCGAAGGACCACTTCGACTTCTTCCCGCTCACCGTGGACGTGGAGGAGCGCCAGTACGCCGCTGGGAAGATCCCCGGCTCGTTCTTCCGCCGCGAAGGCCGTCCGTCCACCGAGGCGATCCTGGCCTGCCGGCTGATCGACCGCCCGCTGCGCCCGCTGTTCGTCAAGGGACTGCGCAACGAGGTGCAGGTGGTGGAGACCGTCCTGGCCATCCACCCCGACGACGCCTACGACGTGCTCGCCATGAACGGCGCGTCCATCTCCACCCAGATCTCCGGCCTGCCGTTCTCCGGCCCGGTCGGGGCCACCCGCATCGCGCTGGTGGACGGGCAGTGGATCGCCTTCCCGCGTTACAGCGAGCTCGAGCGCGCCGTGTTCGCCATGGTGGTGGCCGGCCGCGTGGTCACCACGGACGACGGCACCGAGGACGTCGCGATCGCGATGATCGAGGCCGAGGCCACCGATAACTCCTGGACCCTGATCAAGGACCAGGGCGTCGGCGCTCCCACCGAAGAGGTGGTCGCCCAGGGCCTGGAGGAGTCCAAGAAGTTCATCCGTGTGCTGGTCGAGGCGCAGCGTTCCCTCGCCGCCCAGGCCGCTAAGGACGTCCAGGAGTTCCCGGTCTTCCCGGAGTACGCCGAGGACGCCTACGGCGCTGTCGAGTCCGACGTCGCCGACAAGCTGGCCGAGGCACTGTCCATCGCCGGCAAGGCCGAGCGCGAGTCCCGGATGGACGAGATCAAGGACCAGATGCTCGGCGCGCTCCAGGACGGCTTCGACGGCCGGGAGAAGGAACTGTCGGCTGCTTACCGTGCGGTCACCAAGAAGCTCATCCGCAAGCGCATCCTCACCGACTCCTTCCGGATCGACGGCCGTGGCCTGCGGGACATCCGCCCGCTGTCCGCCGAGGTGGAGGTTCTTCCCCGGGTGCACGGCTCGGCGCTGTTCGAGCGCGGCGAGACCCAGATCCTGGGCGTGACCACGCTGAACATGCTCAAGATGGAGCAGCAGCTGGACACCCTCTCCCCGCAGACCCGCAAGCGGTACATGCACAACTACAACTTCCCGCCCTACTCCACCGGTGAGACCGGCCGGGTGGGTAGCCCGAAGCGCCGCGAGATCGGCCACGGGGCGCTTGCCGAGCGGGCCATCGTCCCGGTGCTGCCCGGCCGCGAGGAGTTCCCCTACGCGATCCGCCAGGTCTCTGAGGCACTCGGCTCGAACGGGTCCACCTCGATGGGCTCGGTGTGCGCATCCACCCTGTCGATGCTGAACGCCGGTGTGCCGCTGCGCGCCCCGGTCGCCGGTATCGCGATGGGTCTGGTCTCCGACACCATCGACGGGAAGACCGAGTACGCGGCACTGACCGACATCCTGGGCGCCGAGGACGCCTTCGGCGACATGGACTTCAAGGTCGCCGGTACGCGCGAGTTCATCACGGCGATCCAGCTCGACACCAAGCTCGACGGGATCCCGGCGCACGTGCTCACCAGCGCGCTCACCCAGGCCCGCGAGGCCCGGCTGCACATCCTGGACGTGATGGCCTCCGCCATCGACACCCCGGACGAGATGGCACCGACCGCACCGCGAGTGATCACCGTGCAGGTCCCGGTCGCCAAGATCGGTGAGGTCATCGGCCCGAAGGGCAAGATGATCAACCAGATCCAGGAGGACACCGGCGCCGACATCTCGATCGAGGACGACGGCACCGTGTTCATCGGCGCAACCGACGGCCCCTCCGCCGAGGCAGCGCGGCAGGCGATCAACGCGATCGCCAACCCGCAGATGCCCGAGGTGGGGGAGCGGTTCATCGGCACCGTCGTGAAGATCATGTCCTTCGGTGCGTTCGTGTCCCTGTCCCCGGGCAAGGACGGTCTGCTGCACATCTCCCAGATCCGCAAGCTGGTCGGTGGCAAGCGGATCGAGAGTGTGGAGGACGTGCTCTCCGTCGGTCAGAAGATCGAGGTGGAGCTCGCCGAGATCGATGACCGCGGCAAGCTCTCGTTGCACGCGATCAGCGAAGAGCCGGCGACCTCGGACGACTGA
- the dapB gene encoding 4-hydroxy-tetrahydrodipicolinate reductase, producing the protein MNDSPAPAPIRVAVLGAAGRMGSTVCDAVEDADGLELVARYDLGDDVASLTGVADVAVDFTVPEATEANVHALIDAGVHAVVGTTGWTEASLNRVHDHLAEARTGVLIAPNFALSAVLAMRLATQAARFFESVEIIELHHPNKVDAPSGTAVHTAQALAAVRQDLPAAPDATETSLDGARGAVVDGIPVHSVRLRGLVAHEEILLGNPGEQLTIRTDSFDRSSFMPGVVLAVRAIGDHPGLTVGLDGVLDLD; encoded by the coding sequence ATGAACGATTCACCTGCTCCTGCGCCCATCCGCGTCGCTGTCCTGGGGGCCGCCGGCCGGATGGGATCGACGGTGTGCGACGCGGTCGAGGACGCCGACGGGCTGGAGCTGGTGGCCCGGTACGACCTCGGTGACGACGTCGCCTCGCTGACCGGTGTGGCCGACGTGGCCGTGGACTTCACCGTGCCGGAGGCCACCGAGGCGAACGTGCACGCCCTGATCGACGCCGGAGTGCATGCGGTCGTGGGCACCACCGGGTGGACCGAAGCGTCGTTGAACCGGGTGCACGACCACCTCGCCGAGGCGCGGACCGGAGTCCTGATCGCGCCGAACTTCGCCCTTTCCGCGGTACTGGCGATGCGGCTGGCCACCCAGGCCGCGAGGTTCTTCGAGTCGGTGGAGATCATCGAGCTGCACCACCCGAACAAGGTGGACGCACCGTCCGGGACCGCTGTGCACACCGCCCAGGCCCTCGCGGCCGTCCGGCAGGACCTGCCGGCTGCCCCCGATGCCACCGAAACGTCCCTGGACGGGGCGAGGGGCGCCGTCGTGGACGGGATCCCGGTGCACTCGGTGCGGTTGCGCGGACTGGTGGCGCACGAGGAGATCCTGCTCGGCAATCCCGGTGAGCAGCTGACCATTCGCACCGACAGCTTCGACCGCAGCTCGTTCATGCCCGGTGTGGTGCTGGCCGTGCGCGCGATCGGCGACCACCCCGGCCTTACTGTGGGCCTGGACGGTGTGCTTGACCTGGACTGA
- the rbfA gene encoding 30S ribosome-binding factor RbfA produces MADSPRARKLADAIQQIVATMLDTRIKDPRLGFVTVTDVRVTGDLQHATVFYTVLGDDEERASSAAALASAKGLIRSEVGKRTGVRLTPTLEFVPDALPETAAHLEDALRRAAADDAALAAKRQGAAYAGDADPYRAPAEDTDAAEDADAGDDPQQR; encoded by the coding sequence ATGGCTGACAGCCCGCGCGCTCGCAAGCTGGCCGATGCGATCCAGCAGATCGTGGCCACCATGCTCGACACCAGGATCAAGGACCCGCGCCTCGGCTTCGTCACCGTGACCGACGTCCGGGTGACCGGGGACCTGCAGCACGCCACCGTCTTCTACACCGTGCTCGGAGACGACGAGGAGCGCGCCTCCTCGGCCGCAGCGCTGGCTTCGGCCAAGGGCTTGATCCGTTCCGAGGTGGGCAAGCGGACCGGGGTGCGGCTGACCCCCACGCTGGAGTTCGTCCCGGACGCGCTCCCGGAGACTGCCGCCCACCTCGAGGACGCGCTGCGCCGGGCCGCAGCCGACGATGCTGCCCTGGCCGCCAAACGCCAGGGTGCTGCCTACGCCGGCGACGCCGACCCGTACCGAGCACCCGCCGAGGACACCGACGCTGCCGAGGACGCCGACGCCGGCGATGACCCGCAGCAACGCTGA
- the truB gene encoding tRNA pseudouridine(55) synthase TruB, which produces MTRSNAEPVGDGLVLVDKPAEWTSHDVVARMRRLAGTRKIGHAGTLDPMATGLLVLGVNRATRLLTYLVGADKEYTATVRLGQDTVTDDAEGEITRSPGAAHPGELTTRLPAAVLGLTGTIDQVPSAVSAIKVNGQRSYARVRAGQEVALTARQITVHTFEVTGSRPAVADDGTAVLDLDVRVECSSGTYVRALARDLGAELGTGGHLTALRRHRVGPFDLQGAHTLTELAERVDLLSVTDALRARFPARELTAAEARAVRYGQKLDATGSSGVIAAFDPDGHGIALLTDNDAGNLARPVLVLDPA; this is translated from the coding sequence ATGACCCGCAGCAACGCTGAGCCGGTCGGCGACGGGCTGGTCCTGGTGGACAAGCCCGCCGAGTGGACCAGCCATGACGTCGTCGCCCGGATGCGCCGGCTGGCCGGGACCCGCAAGATCGGGCACGCGGGCACCCTGGACCCGATGGCGACCGGGCTGCTCGTGCTCGGGGTGAACCGCGCCACCCGGCTGCTCACCTACCTGGTCGGTGCGGACAAGGAGTACACCGCCACCGTGCGGCTGGGCCAGGACACGGTGACCGACGACGCCGAGGGCGAGATCACCCGCTCCCCAGGTGCTGCGCACCCGGGTGAGCTGACCACCCGGCTGCCCGCCGCCGTCCTCGGCCTGACCGGCACGATCGACCAGGTGCCCAGTGCGGTCAGCGCGATCAAGGTGAACGGACAGCGCTCCTACGCCCGCGTGCGCGCCGGGCAGGAGGTCGCCCTGACTGCCCGGCAGATCACTGTGCATACCTTCGAGGTCACCGGCTCCCGGCCGGCGGTGGCCGACGACGGCACTGCGGTGCTCGACCTGGACGTGCGCGTGGAGTGCTCGTCCGGCACCTATGTGCGGGCGCTGGCCCGCGACCTCGGTGCGGAGCTGGGCACCGGCGGCCATCTCACCGCACTGCGGCGCCACCGGGTGGGACCGTTCGACCTCCAAGGCGCACACACGCTGACCGAGCTCGCTGAACGGGTCGACCTGCTCAGCGTCACCGACGCGCTCCGGGCACGGTTCCCGGCCCGTGAGCTGACTGCCGCCGAGGCGCGCGCGGTGCGGTACGGGCAGAAGCTCGACGCCACCGGAAGCTCCGGCGTGATCGCCGCGTTCGACCCGGACGGACACGGCATCGCCCTGCTCACCGACAATGACGCCGGCAACCTTGCCCGGCCGGTGCTCGTGCTGGACCCGGCCTGA